A genomic window from Candidatus Obscuribacter sp. includes:
- a CDS encoding uracil-DNA glycosylase, with product MTASTIKSFAGKSLSQVETIAKDCRDCDLCLTRDKVVFYRGNPQAKLMIIGEAPGANEDATGKPFVGRAGKLLDKILEAGDIDVEQECYICNVVKCRPPQNRVPTKVEAAACRKYLEAQIDLVKPKLILLAGATAVLSVLQVKEPISHIRGKWFDFRSGAKVMPIFHPSYLLRNDSKEPGSPKWHMWQDIKLVRKELDSLQNFLNS from the coding sequence ATGACTGCATCTACAATTAAGAGTTTTGCCGGTAAGAGCTTGTCCCAAGTCGAGACTATCGCTAAAGATTGTCGCGACTGTGATCTTTGTCTCACAAGAGATAAAGTCGTTTTTTACCGCGGCAATCCTCAGGCCAAATTAATGATCATAGGCGAAGCACCAGGCGCAAATGAAGACGCCACTGGTAAACCCTTTGTCGGTAGAGCTGGCAAATTGCTCGACAAGATCCTGGAAGCGGGAGATATCGATGTGGAGCAAGAATGCTATATCTGCAACGTGGTCAAATGTCGACCACCACAAAACCGCGTGCCCACCAAAGTGGAAGCAGCCGCCTGTCGTAAATATTTGGAAGCACAAATTGATTTAGTTAAACCAAAACTCATACTGCTAGCTGGTGCAACAGCCGTGCTTTCGGTGCTTCAGGTAAAGGAACCGATAAGTCATATCCGCGGAAAGTGGTTTGATTTTCGATCCGGTGCTAAAGTAATGCCGATCTTCCACCCATCTTATTTACTGCGCAATGACTCAAAAGAGCCGGGCTCTCCCAAGTGGCATATGTGGCAGGACATCAAATTAGTAAGAAAAGAGTTGGATAGCTTACAAAATTTTCTAAACAGTTAA